From the Chloroflexia bacterium SDU3-3 genome, one window contains:
- a CDS encoding peptidoglycan DD-metalloendopeptidase family protein, whose translation MERTLDHSPRKRYHARRRAVEARRRSFAILLSVVVGVPLLGWLLWPRPSAQQPLAADLPQAVDQAGTPIAVVQAAPIHGPARYFHDQRLTYEPGFYAPQIQAFLDSQPGTLASFEAPVGGRDHTFAEIVLGQSLYYSVNPKVVLALLESQGQLLTRPKPSAEQLAWAMGYRTPDTKPNEDKLRGLQAQIRYAVRQLLYARRDYADPPSLTFADKKTAPADPGWELGEYALARALAPATTSAKLAERMQAFESTYTALFGDPRPAPEGWPGPAEPFLAWPLQGPERVTSFFDHDGPFLSTNGGTFSYWGENEPTLSYDGHDGWDYAARPPDPALAAADGTVVFAGNADDNCATTAAVIDHGNGYRTLYWHLSEVDVAIGQAVKAGQPIGVIGASGCAQGPHLHFGVQYLGRNTDPYGYCGKLADPWSINVGGILSTWLWKDFPSPCGPPPAGALVVDTDSAGFAKSGAWASVPIGYGGSALYARSLGPPPTSPALPSAAPEATQAITATRVLTATATALPSATASYRPEIPAAGRYRVLAYIPYALNGLDDGVGVTYRIRSSAGEAQVAVDMGLEANAWVDLGTYAFAPGAAEVVLENRSAAGGQSVWADAVIWLPQP comes from the coding sequence ATGGAACGAACCTTGGACCACTCACCCCGAAAACGCTACCACGCCCGCCGCCGGGCCGTCGAGGCGCGCCGCCGCTCGTTTGCCATCCTGCTCTCTGTGGTCGTCGGCGTGCCCCTGTTGGGCTGGCTGCTCTGGCCTAGGCCCAGCGCCCAGCAGCCGCTGGCCGCCGATCTGCCGCAGGCGGTCGACCAGGCCGGCACGCCCATCGCGGTGGTGCAGGCGGCCCCCATCCACGGCCCCGCGCGCTACTTTCACGACCAGCGGCTCACCTACGAGCCGGGCTTCTACGCGCCGCAGATCCAGGCCTTTTTGGACAGCCAGCCCGGCACCCTGGCCTCGTTTGAGGCCCCGGTGGGCGGGCGCGATCACACATTTGCCGAGATCGTGCTAGGCCAGAGCCTATACTACAGCGTGAACCCCAAGGTGGTGCTGGCGCTGCTGGAGAGCCAGGGCCAGCTGCTGACCCGGCCCAAGCCCAGCGCCGAGCAGCTGGCCTGGGCCATGGGCTACCGCACCCCCGACACCAAGCCCAACGAGGATAAGCTGCGCGGCCTGCAGGCTCAGATCCGCTACGCCGTGCGCCAGCTGCTCTACGCGCGGCGCGACTACGCCGACCCGCCGTCGCTGACCTTCGCCGACAAGAAGACCGCGCCCGCCGACCCCGGCTGGGAGCTGGGCGAGTACGCGCTGGCCCGCGCGCTGGCTCCCGCCACCACCAGCGCGAAGCTGGCCGAGCGCATGCAGGCCTTCGAGTCGACCTACACCGCTCTGTTCGGCGACCCGCGCCCCGCCCCCGAGGGCTGGCCCGGGCCTGCCGAGCCGTTCCTGGCCTGGCCGCTACAGGGGCCGGAGCGCGTGACCTCGTTTTTCGACCACGATGGCCCCTTCCTGAGCACAAACGGCGGCACCTTCAGCTACTGGGGCGAGAACGAGCCGACGCTCTCCTACGACGGCCACGACGGCTGGGACTACGCCGCCCGCCCGCCCGACCCCGCGCTGGCCGCCGCCGATGGCACCGTGGTGTTCGCGGGCAATGCCGACGACAACTGCGCCACCACGGCGGCAGTGATCGACCACGGCAATGGCTACCGCACGCTCTACTGGCACCTCAGCGAGGTGGATGTGGCTATCGGCCAAGCGGTGAAGGCTGGCCAGCCCATCGGCGTGATCGGCGCGAGCGGCTGCGCGCAGGGGCCGCATCTGCACTTCGGCGTGCAGTACCTGGGCCGCAACACCGACCCCTACGGCTACTGCGGCAAGCTGGCCGACCCATGGTCCATCAATGTTGGCGGAATCCTCAGCACGTGGCTGTGGAAGGATTTCCCCTCGCCGTGCGGCCCTCCGCCCGCTGGCGCGCTGGTGGTGGACACCGACTCGGCGGGCTTCGCCAAGAGCGGGGCCTGGGCGTCGGTGCCGATCGGCTACGGCGGCTCGGCGCTATATGCCCGCTCGCTCGGCCCGCCGCCCACCAGCCCGGCCCTGCCCAGCGCCGCCCCCGAGGCCACGCAGGCCATCACCGCCACGCGCGTGCTCACCGCCACCGCCACGGCGCTGCCCAGCGCCACCGCAAGCTACCGCCCCGAGATCCCCGCCGCCGGGCGCTACCGCGTGCTGGCCTACATCCCCTATGCGCTCAACGGGCTGGATGACGGCGTGGGCGTCACCTACCGCATCCGCTCAAGCGCGGGCGAGGCGCAGGTGGCGGTGGACATGGGCCTTGAGGCCAACGCCTGGGTGGATCTGGGCACCTACGCCTTCGCTCCTGGCGCTGCCGAGGTGGTGCTGGAGAACCGCTCGGCGGCGGGCGGGCAGAGCGTGTGGGCCGATGCCGTGATCTGGCTGCCCCAGCCCTAG
- a CDS encoding GAF domain-containing protein, which translates to MFKAQTTILTMLIEELRNSSPELGELIDQVVQSHPIEYRRARLRTIGAYWYRQGGEPEVLAELGLALAERSSIEPGIVLAELLMAYGAARDEQHTRQWENDLMRRMAELRGLHRVISAANSTLDLDTSMQTVVETVAEVMGVEICSVYLFDKNSYDLTLRATKGLSNAAIGHIRVSMGEGITGWAAKEGRPVSVADVRRELRFQQEPALGDHEYRAMLAVPIVLFSAERFHIDSDKLQGVISIQTHGPREFTAEEINFVETVAGELAFFIVNAQLYQQTGDQLTQKLRELTTLQQVSKRIAEQLNLEEVLKLIVAKAVDLAHVDRADIFRTGDQDGKLELAATYGGNKRDGVLQFIVHAVREGRPLAVLNAYSDSRFPDLAHVAAEEGFYSLFCMPLHTRGHTIGAICLYTREARHFDYEQVRLLATFADEAAIAIENARLYDESQRALAVKSAMLQEMHHRVRNNLQTISALLMMQLRRIGSDEKSAAALRDSIARIQAIAAVHNLLCREDVGITTVEAVAWQIVESAQASLVSPERPIRFDVQGKGVSIGSRDATVLAIVINELMGNALSHGLSVEGGQVIIVTDESLATTTVEVRDDGPSHAEPTESSSGSGFGLQIIRTLVIDDLEGHFELREVDGWMHAIVTFPKRMWQE; encoded by the coding sequence ATGTTTAAAGCCCAGACAACGATATTGACCATGCTGATCGAGGAGCTGCGCAACTCCTCGCCCGAGCTTGGCGAGCTGATCGATCAGGTGGTGCAGTCGCACCCTATCGAGTACCGGCGCGCGCGCCTGCGCACGATCGGCGCGTACTGGTATCGGCAGGGTGGCGAGCCAGAGGTGCTGGCCGAGCTCGGATTGGCGCTGGCCGAGCGATCCAGCATCGAGCCAGGCATCGTGCTGGCCGAGCTGCTGATGGCCTACGGCGCGGCCCGCGACGAGCAGCACACCCGCCAGTGGGAAAACGACCTGATGCGGCGCATGGCCGAGCTGCGCGGCCTGCACCGCGTGATCTCGGCGGCCAACTCGACCCTGGACCTCGACACATCGATGCAGACCGTGGTGGAGACGGTGGCCGAGGTGATGGGCGTAGAGATCTGTTCGGTCTACCTGTTCGACAAGAACAGCTACGACCTCACCCTGCGTGCCACCAAGGGCCTCAGCAACGCCGCCATCGGCCACATCCGCGTGTCCATGGGCGAGGGCATCACCGGCTGGGCCGCCAAGGAGGGCCGCCCGGTCTCGGTGGCCGACGTGCGCCGCGAGCTGCGCTTCCAGCAGGAGCCAGCCCTGGGCGACCACGAGTACCGCGCCATGCTGGCCGTGCCCATCGTGCTGTTCTCCGCCGAGCGCTTCCATATCGACTCCGACAAGCTCCAGGGCGTGATCAGCATCCAGACCCACGGCCCCCGCGAGTTCACCGCCGAGGAGATCAACTTTGTCGAGACGGTGGCGGGCGAGCTGGCCTTCTTCATCGTGAACGCCCAGCTCTACCAGCAGACTGGCGACCAGCTGACCCAGAAGCTGCGCGAGCTGACCACGCTCCAGCAGGTCTCCAAGCGCATCGCCGAGCAGCTCAACCTCGAAGAGGTGCTGAAGCTGATCGTGGCCAAGGCCGTGGATCTGGCCCACGTCGATCGCGCCGACATCTTCCGCACCGGCGACCAGGATGGCAAGCTGGAGCTGGCCGCGACCTACGGCGGCAACAAGCGCGACGGCGTGCTGCAGTTCATCGTCCACGCCGTGCGCGAGGGCAGGCCGCTGGCGGTGCTGAATGCCTATAGCGACTCGCGCTTCCCCGACCTGGCCCACGTGGCGGCGGAGGAGGGCTTCTACTCGCTGTTCTGCATGCCGCTGCACACGCGCGGCCACACCATCGGCGCGATCTGCCTCTACACCCGCGAGGCCCGCCACTTCGACTACGAGCAGGTTCGGCTGCTGGCCACCTTCGCCGACGAGGCCGCCATCGCCATCGAGAACGCCCGCCTCTACGATGAGAGCCAGCGCGCCCTGGCCGTGAAGTCGGCCATGCTTCAGGAGATGCACCACCGCGTGCGCAACAACCTGCAGACCATCTCGGCGCTGCTGATGATGCAGCTGCGGCGCATCGGCTCGGACGAGAAGTCGGCGGCGGCGCTGCGCGACAGCATCGCCCGCATCCAGGCCATCGCCGCCGTGCACAACCTGCTGTGCCGCGAGGACGTGGGCATCACCACCGTCGAGGCGGTGGCCTGGCAGATCGTCGAGAGCGCCCAGGCCAGCCTGGTCAGCCCCGAGCGCCCCATCCGCTTCGACGTGCAGGGCAAGGGCGTCTCCATCGGCTCGCGCGACGCCACGGTGCTGGCGATCGTGATCAACGAGCTGATGGGCAACGCGCTCTCGCACGGCCTCTCGGTCGAGGGCGGGCAGGTGATCATCGTTACCGACGAGAGCCTAGCCACCACCACGGTGGAGGTGCGCGACGACGGCCCCTCGCACGCCGAGCCGACCGAGTCGAGCAGCGGCAGCGGCTTTGGGCTTCAGATCATCCGCACCCTGGTGATCGACGACCTGGAGGGCCACTTCGAGCTGCGCGAGGTCGATGGCTGGATGCACGCCATCGTGACCTTCCCGAAGCGCATGTGGCAAGAGTAG
- a CDS encoding aminopeptidase P family protein, with protein sequence MSTRLETLGAALGRSGLDAVAVVAGGNLRYLTGLDLHGGMRVMVAFFPAKGEPAFVLPALEAPRAKAIVPFPMRYYTWTDDEGPARALAECARDLGLPGARLGVEYVGMRVFELRGIEQAAPGVQIEDATALFASLRMTKSAEELTAMRTAVEIIETSLRTAIGQIRVGMTEIELAEIWEAAMRQQGSAPSFETIIASGPNAANPHHTNSHRQFQQGDLIIMDGGALFGGYASDITRTVALGEPAPELRRIYDLVLGANTAGREAVAPGAAPQDVDRAARGVITAGGYGPQFLHRTGHGLGLEVHEPPYILEGNADPLPVGATFTIEPGIYVQGLGGVRIEDDVVVTEDGGESLTTFERELIVL encoded by the coding sequence ATGAGCACGCGATTGGAAACGCTCGGCGCGGCGCTTGGCCGCTCTGGGCTGGATGCGGTGGCGGTGGTGGCGGGCGGCAACCTGCGCTACCTGACAGGGCTTGATCTGCACGGCGGCATGCGCGTGATGGTGGCCTTCTTCCCGGCCAAGGGCGAGCCTGCCTTTGTGCTGCCCGCGCTGGAGGCCCCGCGCGCCAAGGCGATCGTGCCCTTCCCGATGCGCTACTACACCTGGACAGATGACGAGGGCCCGGCCCGCGCCCTGGCCGAGTGCGCCCGCGACCTCGGCCTGCCCGGCGCGCGGCTGGGCGTCGAGTACGTGGGCATGCGCGTGTTCGAGCTGCGCGGCATCGAGCAGGCCGCGCCCGGCGTGCAGATCGAGGATGCCACCGCCCTGTTCGCCTCCCTGCGCATGACCAAGTCGGCGGAGGAGCTGACGGCCATGCGCACGGCGGTCGAGATCATCGAGACCTCGCTGCGCACGGCCATCGGCCAGATCCGTGTGGGCATGACCGAGATCGAGCTGGCCGAGATCTGGGAGGCGGCGATGCGCCAACAGGGCAGCGCGCCCTCGTTCGAGACGATCATCGCCAGCGGCCCCAACGCGGCCAACCCCCACCACACCAACAGCCACCGCCAGTTTCAGCAGGGCGACCTGATCATCATGGACGGCGGCGCGCTGTTCGGCGGCTATGCGTCCGACATCACCCGCACCGTGGCCCTGGGCGAGCCAGCCCCCGAGCTGCGCCGGATCTACGATCTGGTGCTGGGTGCCAACACCGCAGGCCGCGAGGCGGTGGCCCCCGGCGCGGCCCCGCAGGATGTCGACCGCGCCGCACGCGGCGTGATCACGGCGGGCGGCTATGGCCCGCAGTTCCTGCACCGCACTGGCCACGGCCTGGGGCTGGAGGTGCACGAGCCGCCCTACATCCTGGAGGGCAACGCCGACCCGCTGCCGGTGGGTGCGACCTTCACGATCGAGCCGGGCATCTATGTTCAGGGCCTGGGCGGCGTGCGGATCGAGGATGATGTGGTGGTGACGGAGGACGGCGGCGAGAGCCTGACCACCTTCGAGCGCGAGCTGATTGTGCTGTAG
- the scpB gene encoding SMC-Scp complex subunit ScpB: MPAPPKPTVAQLVEALLFVSGEPLTVAQLAKAVEATPDAVEAALAELASQPGRGIRVQRMDDRLQLVSAPEAGQAIERLLGVQTSARLSAAALETLAIIAYRQPITRAQVDEVRGVDSSGVVRALLARDLIAESGRLETVGRPILYAVTELFLRQFGLSSLGDLPPLDIPQPTREA, translated from the coding sequence ATGCCCGCCCCGCCCAAGCCCACCGTGGCCCAGCTGGTGGAGGCCCTGCTGTTCGTGTCCGGCGAGCCGCTGACGGTGGCCCAGCTGGCCAAGGCCGTCGAGGCCACACCCGACGCGGTCGAGGCCGCCCTGGCCGAGCTGGCCAGCCAGCCCGGGCGCGGTATCCGCGTCCAGCGCATGGACGACAGGCTCCAGCTGGTCTCGGCCCCCGAGGCCGGGCAGGCCATCGAGCGCCTGCTGGGCGTGCAGACCAGCGCGCGGCTCTCGGCGGCGGCGCTGGAGACGCTGGCGATTATCGCGTACCGCCAGCCGATCACGCGCGCCCAGGTTGACGAGGTGCGCGGTGTGGACAGCAGCGGCGTGGTGCGCGCCCTACTGGCCCGCGACCTGATCGCCGAGTCGGGCCGCCTAGAGACGGTGGGCCGCCCCATCCTCTACGCCGTCACCGAGCTGTTCCTGCGCCAGTTTGGCCTGAGCAGCCTAGGCGACCTGCCGCCGCTCGACATACCCCAGCCCACCCGCGAGGCCTAG
- the dnaA gene encoding chromosomal replication initiator protein DnaA, whose amino-acid sequence MNLAKIWSTALGTMQVQTSRQEFNTWLRVASLLSIENGTATIGVPSTFYKEGLENRYMGPLRELLSDLVGFPVQLRVVIAPTQIARPDARVPAREQGQDRDAMESPDEPSPTWQPPQQAGYHAGGGSWYGGPNGGVNPGAMPPQPPAERGGYGGGQLYGSDGGYAQPPTASNSYDRRTPVQQLDLTTAMRSGMLNARYTFDRFIVGPSNRLASAACMAVSEHPAQAYNPLFLYGGVGLGKTHLLHAIGNYALDRDPEINVLYVSSEKFTNDLINAIRRQQTEEFRIRYRNIDVLLIDDIQFIAGKESTQEEFFHTFNTLHSAGKQIVISSDRPPKAILTLEERLRSRFEWGLIVDVQTPDLETRTAILRTKAETMSTHIPAEVIDFLAHRIQSNIRELEGCLNRVVAYAQMTNSTISIESATSALTELLDTSRRKRITSDAILKEVADFYGVDVRALQGRGRSRNIVVPRQVVMYLLREETESSLMDIGRFLGGRDHTTVIYGCEKISTEITTDSRLRQEIMTIRDRLYQGSPA is encoded by the coding sequence GTGAATCTGGCCAAGATCTGGTCCACGGCCCTTGGCACGATGCAGGTTCAGACATCGCGGCAAGAATTTAACACATGGCTGCGTGTAGCCTCCCTGCTCTCCATCGAAAATGGAACGGCCACCATCGGTGTGCCGAGCACATTCTATAAAGAGGGTTTGGAGAATCGCTACATGGGGCCGCTGCGCGAGCTGCTGAGCGATCTGGTCGGCTTCCCCGTGCAGCTGCGTGTGGTGATCGCCCCGACCCAGATCGCCCGGCCTGACGCGCGGGTGCCTGCGCGTGAGCAAGGGCAGGATCGCGATGCCATGGAATCGCCCGACGAACCCAGCCCCACATGGCAGCCGCCGCAGCAGGCGGGCTACCACGCCGGGGGCGGCAGCTGGTACGGCGGCCCGAATGGCGGCGTAAACCCTGGCGCGATGCCGCCCCAGCCCCCCGCCGAGCGCGGCGGCTATGGCGGCGGCCAGCTCTACGGCAGCGACGGCGGCTACGCCCAGCCGCCCACGGCCTCCAACTCCTACGATCGGCGCACGCCGGTGCAGCAGCTCGACCTGACCACCGCGATGCGCTCGGGGATGCTGAACGCCCGCTATACCTTCGACCGCTTCATCGTGGGGCCGTCGAACCGGCTGGCCTCGGCGGCCTGCATGGCGGTGTCCGAGCACCCGGCGCAGGCCTACAACCCGCTGTTCCTCTACGGCGGCGTGGGCCTGGGCAAGACCCACCTGCTGCATGCCATCGGCAACTATGCGCTGGACCGCGACCCCGAGATCAACGTGCTGTACGTCTCGTCCGAGAAGTTCACCAACGATCTGATCAACGCCATCCGCCGCCAGCAGACTGAGGAGTTCCGCATCCGCTATCGGAACATCGACGTGCTGCTGATCGACGACATCCAGTTCATCGCTGGCAAGGAGTCGACGCAGGAGGAGTTCTTCCACACGTTCAACACCCTGCACTCGGCTGGCAAGCAGATCGTGATCTCGTCCGACCGCCCGCCCAAGGCCATCCTCACGCTGGAGGAGCGGCTGCGCTCGCGCTTCGAGTGGGGCCTGATCGTGGATGTGCAGACCCCCGACCTGGAGACGCGCACGGCCATCCTGCGCACCAAGGCCGAGACGATGTCGACCCACATCCCCGCCGAGGTGATCGACTTTCTGGCCCACCGCATCCAGTCGAACATCCGCGAGCTTGAGGGCTGCCTGAACCGCGTGGTGGCCTACGCGCAGATGACCAACAGCACGATCTCGATCGAGTCGGCCACCTCGGCGCTCACCGAGCTGCTCGACACCTCGCGTCGTAAGCGCATCACATCCGACGCCATTCTCAAAGAGGTTGCCGATTTCTACGGCGTGGATGTGCGGGCGCTCCAGGGCCGTGGTCGCAGCCGCAATATCGTGGTGCCGCGCCAGGTGGTGATGTACCTGCTGCGCGAGGAGACCGAGTCCAGCCTGATGGACATTGGCCGATTCCTCGGCGGGCGCGACCACACCACCGTGATCTATGGCTGCGAGAAGATCTCGACCGAGATCACCACGGATTCGCGGCTGCGCCAGGAGATCATGACCATCCGCGATCGGCTCTACCAGGGCAGCCCAGCCTAG
- a CDS encoding DNA/RNA non-specific endonuclease, translating to MKARTTAFLLVIIGLLFGTGTPAQASTTASNQMLLGNPSGATTSTANYANYLIQRGEYALSYNRDAGIPNWVSWHLDSTDIGSADRCDCFSPDTSLPSGWYRVTTSNYTGSGYDRGHMAPSGDRTSSDAHNQATFVMTNIIPQHADNNQGPWASLENYARSLATAGNELYIISGGTGSKGTIASGKVKIPAYTWKVIVVLTKGSNDLSRVTTSTRVIAVLMPNSSGIRSNTWQSYRTTVDKIESMTGYDFLSNVSTSIQSVIEAKTDAL from the coding sequence ATGAAGGCGCGGACGACTGCTTTCCTGTTGGTGATCATCGGGCTGCTGTTCGGCACGGGCACCCCCGCCCAGGCTTCCACCACCGCATCCAACCAGATGCTGCTTGGCAACCCTAGCGGCGCGACGACAAGCACGGCGAACTACGCCAACTACCTCATCCAGCGCGGCGAGTACGCGCTCTCGTACAATCGCGACGCGGGCATCCCCAACTGGGTGAGCTGGCACCTAGACAGCACCGACATCGGCAGCGCCGATCGCTGCGACTGCTTCTCGCCCGATACCAGCCTGCCCAGCGGCTGGTACCGCGTGACCACCAGCAACTACACCGGCAGCGGCTACGACCGTGGCCACATGGCCCCCTCGGGCGACCGCACCTCGTCCGATGCCCATAACCAGGCGACCTTTGTGATGACCAATATCATCCCGCAGCACGCCGATAACAACCAAGGCCCGTGGGCCAGCCTAGAGAACTATGCCCGCAGCCTGGCCACGGCGGGCAACGAGCTGTACATCATCAGCGGCGGCACTGGCTCGAAGGGCACCATCGCCAGCGGCAAGGTGAAGATCCCCGCGTACACCTGGAAGGTGATAGTGGTGCTGACCAAGGGCAGCAACGATCTGTCGCGCGTCACCACCTCCACCCGCGTGATCGCGGTGCTGATGCCGAACAGCTCGGGCATTCGCTCGAACACATGGCAGAGCTACCGCACCACCGTGGACAAGATCGAGTCGATGACGGGCTACGATTTCCTCTCGAATGTCTCGACCAGCATCCAGAGCGTGATCGAGGCCAAGACCGACGCGCTGTAG
- a CDS encoding nuclease, producing MQKDAILAQLAEASAGLLFPSETDAPFAPFALPPGADIPSALAQAAGHPGEPQTTQALDAFFRPAVTPRDWHGPEERRTLRQFQHLLETIRATLPDATVYRVGESGTIDIFILGKADDAALVGLQTQVVQT from the coding sequence ATGCAGAAGGATGCCATCCTCGCCCAGCTAGCCGAGGCCAGCGCTGGGCTGCTCTTCCCCAGCGAGACCGACGCGCCATTCGCGCCGTTCGCGCTGCCGCCTGGGGCCGACATCCCCAGCGCCCTAGCCCAGGCCGCTGGCCACCCTGGCGAGCCGCAGACCACCCAGGCGCTCGACGCCTTCTTTCGGCCCGCCGTCACCCCGCGCGATTGGCACGGGCCAGAGGAGCGGCGCACACTGCGGCAGTTCCAGCACCTGCTGGAGACCATCCGGGCCACCCTGCCCGACGCCACCGTCTACCGCGTGGGCGAGAGCGGCACAATCGACATCTTTATCCTCGGCAAGGCCGATGATGCTGCGCTTGTGGGCTTGCAGACCCAGGTGGTGCAGACCTAA
- a CDS encoding NERD domain-containing protein, translated as MAVQVWIGEKPEHPNERRAIVALANGLERLEGLYLILANFSVGGRAVDLVIIKQDAIFIIELKQCDGKVFGDVNGPWFAESSNGVRKRLNPGRKNPYNQVISYYYSLINFLNEKRGEFLSPNKSSSIDFRTCKRLIVIAPTVQEGSHVDIDWKVDMKGLDELPTYLVTERSSEIDLSPEEMQAIPELLHLTRWGEVNTLIEGVIPRWEEVGDEMPTKAAEPAPATDAPAAPAARPSLPQLARAALGTWTGKAAAGFAVLALALASGYVFRPPLAAPRADQPSTLLVGTSGPIGGTLDQFTGAAGQNSCTSSVFEWIGRKRDRSNDSWQNVGVVGAAPALSPDVVVTLEDVSFCDGKIAITWSLQNNMASESASLPLTSDNITISDEDGTVYTINDALSKPAEIRAEPNMQAKGVAVIDRPLSANSATLLITLKNQPFGTAQWPVVVNQGQ; from the coding sequence GTGGCAGTTCAAGTATGGATAGGCGAAAAGCCCGAGCACCCAAATGAGCGGCGGGCGATTGTGGCGCTGGCCAACGGCCTTGAGCGCCTCGAAGGTCTGTACCTTATCCTGGCCAACTTCAGTGTCGGCGGCCGCGCCGTCGACCTAGTGATCATAAAGCAGGACGCCATCTTTATCATCGAGCTGAAGCAGTGCGATGGCAAGGTTTTTGGCGATGTGAACGGCCCCTGGTTCGCCGAAAGCAGCAATGGCGTGCGCAAGCGGCTCAACCCAGGGCGCAAAAACCCCTACAATCAGGTTATCTCGTACTACTACAGCCTGATCAACTTCCTCAATGAGAAGCGCGGCGAGTTCCTCTCGCCCAACAAGTCCTCCTCGATCGACTTCCGCACCTGCAAGCGCCTGATCGTGATCGCGCCCACCGTCCAGGAAGGCTCCCACGTCGACATCGACTGGAAGGTCGATATGAAGGGCCTGGACGAACTGCCGACCTACCTTGTCACCGAGCGCTCGTCGGAGATCGACCTGAGCCCCGAGGAGATGCAGGCCATCCCCGAGCTGCTGCACCTGACCCGCTGGGGCGAGGTGAACACCCTGATCGAGGGCGTCATCCCGCGCTGGGAGGAGGTGGGCGACGAGATGCCGACCAAGGCAGCCGAGCCAGCGCCAGCCACCGATGCCCCAGCCGCGCCCGCAGCGCGGCCCAGCCTGCCCCAGCTGGCGCGCGCCGCGCTGGGCACATGGACGGGCAAGGCGGCGGCGGGGTTCGCCGTGCTGGCCCTGGCCCTAGCCAGCGGCTATGTGTTCCGCCCGCCCCTAGCTGCGCCCCGCGCCGACCAGCCCAGCACGCTGCTGGTGGGCACATCCGGCCCGATCGGCGGCACGCTCGACCAGTTCACCGGTGCGGCGGGGCAGAACAGCTGCACCAGCTCGGTATTCGAGTGGATCGGGCGCAAGCGCGACCGCAGCAACGACAGCTGGCAGAACGTGGGCGTGGTGGGCGCGGCCCCGGCGCTCTCGCCGGATGTGGTGGTGACGCTGGAGGATGTCTCGTTCTGCGACGGCAAGATCGCGATCACATGGAGCCTGCAGAATAACATGGCCAGCGAGTCGGCCAGCCTGCCGCTCACGTCCGACAACATCACGATCAGCGACGAGGACGGCACGGTCTACACCATCAACGACGCGCTCTCCAAGCCCGCCGAGATCCGCGCCGAGCCGAACATGCAGGCCAAGGGCGTGGCGGTGATCGACCGCCCGCTGAGCGCCAACAGCGCCACCCTGCTGATCACGCTGAAGAACCAGCCGTTTGGCACCGCCCAGTGGCCCGTGGTCGTCAACCAGGGGCAGTAG